In a genomic window of Venatoribacter cucullus:
- a CDS encoding bifunctional diguanylate cyclase/phosphodiesterase produces MPIHPSHHSEWRTARFALIALSVVIILLVWLPWFSAFGAGIANYVPLHIVLELAAISVALMIVSINHSRMDNIAAPHTSSLAPVFLGVAILDTLHLLSFQGMPDFITPADPEKAINFWLAARYLAASGLLLSALAVYQRGIKLPRGWLYILVLTFTLVSSLWFLLWPATVPRTFMPGSGLTALKIALEYGLIAVYLAAALLFVNALRQPRRFHAAGMFAAALLMAMSEFMFTLYADVTDLYNLLGHILKIVSYAFLYRALFMEVVQLPYRRLQESEQRLRQQQEELDYFFDANLDLFCIGSHDGRFMRVNGSWQKVMGYHAEQLEGHFLTDFIPPAEQQQVQRFVSRVASGQATETICAGMRRADGDIRQLEWRAASRHGVVYASARDITAQLHSEARIRLLSSVVDQSPYPVIITDLAGHIEYVNDAFTRVSGYSVEDVQGKDPGIIKSGKTPASTYKGMWQSLHQGRAWQGELVNRNKAGQEYVEKALIYPLRDEQGQVINYIAHKEDITARREAERRIEQLSHYDQLTGLPNPHLLKQRFGEYQAAEQRPAPLALIWLDLDHFKTINDTLGHRMGDLVLREIGMRLRTILTGKDILGRHSGDGFLFVLPAADDSKAGQVAADLLQLIQQPLLLLQDNQELTLTASVGIALYPTDGQDFETLLTSAETAMYRAKQEGRNSYRFYAPEMQANSLRKLELGSALAGAQQREELWLAFQPQLDLRRQRMIAAEVLLRWNSPKWGQVSPAEFIPLAETNGLIVGIGEWVLQQAARQLQQWRNDGLPVFRLAINLSALQFIQPDFAAHAAALVQAEGLTPADFELELTEAVALNNPDDAQRIMAELKAAGFYLSIDDFGTGYSSMSYLKRFQVDELKIDQSFVRELGHNDTDKGIVTAIIQLAHSLNMQVVAEGVEEAEQLAFLQQQGCDLIQGYYYSKPLAAGQLADFCRLRGGN; encoded by the coding sequence TGGCGCTGATGATTGTCAGTATTAATCACAGCCGTATGGACAATATTGCTGCACCCCACACCAGCAGTCTGGCGCCGGTATTTCTGGGGGTGGCCATTCTGGATACGCTGCACCTGCTGTCGTTTCAGGGCATGCCCGATTTTATTACACCGGCCGATCCGGAAAAGGCCATTAATTTCTGGCTGGCCGCCCGTTATCTGGCCGCCAGCGGGCTGCTGCTGAGCGCGCTGGCGGTTTATCAGCGTGGTATTAAACTCCCGCGCGGCTGGCTCTACATCCTGGTGCTGACGTTCACCCTGGTAAGCAGCCTGTGGTTCTTGCTGTGGCCTGCCACCGTGCCGCGTACCTTTATGCCCGGCAGTGGTCTGACTGCACTGAAAATAGCCCTCGAATACGGCCTGATTGCGGTGTATCTGGCCGCCGCTTTGCTGTTCGTTAATGCCCTGCGCCAACCGCGGCGTTTTCATGCCGCCGGTATGTTTGCCGCTGCGCTGCTGATGGCCATGAGTGAATTCATGTTCACGCTCTACGCCGACGTTACGGATCTGTATAACCTGCTGGGCCATATCCTGAAGATCGTCAGTTATGCGTTTCTGTACCGGGCCTTATTTATGGAGGTTGTACAGTTGCCCTATCGCCGCCTGCAGGAATCTGAACAGCGGTTACGACAGCAGCAGGAAGAGCTGGATTACTTCTTTGACGCCAATCTGGATTTGTTCTGCATCGGTAGCCACGATGGCCGTTTTATGCGGGTAAACGGCTCGTGGCAGAAAGTGATGGGATACCACGCAGAACAACTGGAAGGACATTTCCTCACCGATTTTATTCCCCCGGCCGAACAGCAACAGGTGCAGCGGTTTGTCAGCCGGGTGGCCAGTGGTCAGGCCACAGAAACCATCTGTGCCGGTATGCGGCGTGCGGATGGCGACATCCGTCAGCTGGAATGGCGGGCCGCCTCACGTCATGGCGTTGTGTATGCCTCAGCCCGCGATATTACCGCCCAGCTGCACAGTGAAGCCCGCATCCGGCTGCTGTCCTCGGTGGTGGATCAAAGCCCCTACCCGGTCATTATCACCGACCTGGCGGGTCATATCGAATATGTAAACGATGCATTTACCCGCGTTAGTGGTTACAGCGTTGAGGATGTGCAGGGCAAAGATCCGGGCATTATCAAATCCGGCAAGACACCGGCATCGACCTATAAAGGGATGTGGCAGAGTCTGCATCAGGGCCGGGCCTGGCAGGGCGAGTTGGTTAACCGCAATAAGGCCGGCCAAGAATACGTGGAAAAGGCCCTGATTTATCCTCTGCGTGATGAGCAGGGGCAGGTTATTAACTACATCGCCCACAAAGAAGATATTACCGCCCGCCGCGAGGCCGAGCGCCGCATTGAACAACTCTCGCATTACGACCAGCTTACCGGGTTGCCCAACCCGCATTTACTCAAACAGCGCTTTGGTGAATATCAGGCGGCTGAACAGCGGCCGGCGCCGCTGGCCTTAATCTGGCTGGATCTGGACCATTTCAAAACCATTAACGACACCCTGGGCCATCGCATGGGGGATCTGGTGCTGCGGGAAATCGGTATGCGCTTGCGCACCATCCTGACCGGCAAAGACATTCTCGGCCGCCATTCTGGTGATGGCTTTCTGTTTGTATTGCCCGCTGCCGATGACAGCAAAGCGGGACAGGTTGCCGCCGATTTGCTGCAGCTGATACAACAGCCGCTACTGCTGCTGCAAGACAATCAGGAGTTAACCCTGACGGCATCGGTGGGCATCGCTTTGTATCCGACCGATGGCCAGGATTTTGAGACCCTGCTGACCAGTGCTGAAACCGCCATGTACCGGGCCAAACAGGAGGGCCGGAACAGCTATCGTTTTTACGCCCCGGAAATGCAGGCTAATAGCCTGCGCAAACTGGAATTGGGCAGTGCGCTGGCCGGGGCTCAGCAACGGGAAGAGCTGTGGCTGGCGTTTCAGCCGCAGCTGGATCTGCGCCGGCAACGCATGATCGCAGCGGAAGTCTTATTGCGCTGGAACAGCCCGAAGTGGGGCCAGGTGTCACCGGCTGAATTTATCCCGCTGGCGGAAACCAACGGCCTGATTGTCGGCATTGGGGAATGGGTACTGCAGCAGGCAGCGCGGCAGCTGCAGCAATGGCGCAATGATGGCTTACCCGTATTCCGGCTGGCCATTAATTTATCGGCACTGCAGTTTATTCAGCCGGATTTTGCCGCCCATGCTGCGGCGCTGGTGCAGGCTGAAGGTCTTACGCCGGCTGATTTTGAACTGGAACTGACCGAAGCGGTGGCGCTGAATAATCCGGATGATGCCCAGCGCATTATGGCCGAACTGAAAGCCGCCGGTTTCTACTTATCCATTGATGATTTCGGTACCGGTTATTCTTCCATGAGCTACCTGAAGCGTTTTCAGGTGGATGAGCTGAAAATCGACCAGTCGTTCGTGCGTGAACTGGGCCATAACGACACCGATAAAGGCATTGTTACCGCCATTATTCAGCTGGCACACAGCCTGAATATGCAGGTGGTGGCCGAAGGTGTGGAGGAAGCGGAACAGCTGGCCTTTCTGCAGCAGCAGGGCTGTGATCTGATTCAGGGCTATTACTACAGTAAGCCGTTAGCGGCCGGCCAGCTGGCTGATTTCTGCCGGCTCCGGGGCGGGAACTGA